A window from Eretmochelys imbricata isolate rEreImb1 chromosome 23, rEreImb1.hap1, whole genome shotgun sequence encodes these proteins:
- the SLC6A8 gene encoding sodium- and chloride-dependent creatine transporter 1 — translation MKAGSINVWNIAPLFKGLGFASMVIVFYCNTYYIMVLAWGCYYLASSFADPLPWASCGHPWNSPACTESFPPPCTPGNRSCEPEGRSPVLEFWENRVLHLSRGLEVPGAINWEVTLCLLGCWVLVYFCVWKGVKSTGKIVYFTATFPYVVLIVLLIRGALLPGAGAGILYYLKPDWSKLGSPQVWIDAGTQIFFSYAIGLGALTALGSYNRFNNDCYKDAIILALINSGTSFFAGFVVFSILGFMAAEQGVDISRVAESGPGLAFIAYPRAVTLMPVAPLWAALFFIMLLLLGLDSQFVGVEGFITGILDLLPASCSFRFQREVTVALSCTLCFFIDLSMVTEGGMYVFQLFDYYSASGTTLLWQAFWECVVIGWVYGADRFMDDIACMIGYRPFPWMKWCWMVLTPLICLGIFLFNVAYYKPLIYNQTYVYPWWGEAIGWAFALSSMLCLPLTALCKLLRAQGTLAERWQDLTQPVWGLHHLEYKLPEGDGRALTTLSPGTEDVGKVVILESVM, via the exons ATGAAAGCTGGGAGCATCAACGTCTGGAACATCGCGCCCCTGTTCAAAG GTCTGGGCTTCGCCTCCATGGTGATCGTGTTTTACTGCAACACCTATTACATCATGGTCCTGGCCTGGGGCTGTTACTACCTGGCCAGCTCCTTCGCggaccccctgccctgggccagctgcGGCCACCCCTGGAACTCGCCCGCGTGCACCGAGAGCTTCCCCCCGCCCTGCACCCCCGGGAACCGCAGCTGTGAGCCCGAGGGGCGCTCGCCCGTGCTGGAGTTCTGGGA GAACCGGGTGCTGCACCTGTCGAGGGGCCTGGAGGTGCCGGGGGCCATCAACTGGGAGGTGACCCTCTGTCTGCTCGGGTGCTGGGTGCTCGTCTACTTCTGCGTCTGGAAGGGCGTCAAATCCACCGGGAAG ATCGTCTATTTCACTGCTACATTCCCCTACGTGGTGCTGATCGTCCTTCTGATTCGGGGCGCCCTGCTCCCCGGTGCCGGCGCCGGGATCCTGTATTACCTGAAACCCGACTGGTCCAAGCTGGGATCCCCTCAG GTCTGGATCGATGCGGGGACTCAGATCTTTTTCTCTTACGCCATCGGTCTGGGCGCCCTGACAGCCCTGGGCAGCTACAACCGGTTCAACAACGACTGCTACAA agaTGCCATAATCCTTGCCCTGATCAACAGCGGGACGAGTTTCTTTGCGGGCTTCGTTGTATTTTCCATCCTGGGCTTCATGGCGGCGGAGCAGGGGGTCGACATCTCCAGGGTCGCAGAATCTG GGCCTGGCCTGGCGTTCATTGCGTATCCCCGAGCTGTCACCCTGATGCCCGTCGCTCCCCTCTGGGCGGCTCTGTTCTTCATCATGCTGCTGCTACTTGGACTGGACagccag tttgtgggggtggagggtttcATTACAGGGATCCTGGACTTGCTCCCGGCCAGCTGCTCGTTCCGGTTCCAGCGGGAGGTGACGGTCGCCCTGAGCTGCACCCTCTGCTTCTTCATCGACCTCTCCATGGTCACCGAG GGGGGCATGTACGTCTTCCAGCTCTTCGACTACTACTCGGCGAGCGGCACCACGCTGCTGTGGCAGGCGTTCTGGGAGTGTGTGGTGATCGGCTGGGTGTACG GGGCTGATCGGTTCATGGACGACATCGCCTGCATGATCGGCTACCGGCCCTTCCCCTGGATGAAATGGTGCTGGATGGTCCTGACGCCCCTCATCTGCCTG GGCATTTTCCTCTTCAACGTTGCCTATTACAAGCCGCTGATCTACAACCAGACCTACGTGTACCCCTGGTGGGGCGAGGCCATCGGCTGGGCCTTCGCCCTCAGCTCCATGCTCTGCCTGCCCCTCACCGCCCTCTGCAAGCTCCTCCGCGCCCAGGGGACCCTGGCTGAG cgctGGCAGGACCTGACCCAGCCCGTCTGGGGGCTGCACCACCTGGAGTACAAGCTGCCCGAGGGGGACGGGAGGGCGCTGACGACGCTGAGCCCCGGCACCGAGGACGTGGGGAAAGTCGTGATCCTGGAGAGCGTCATGTGA
- the BCAP31 gene encoding B-cell receptor-associated protein 31 isoform X1, with amino-acid sequence MSLQWTAVATFLYAEVFAVLLLCVPFISAPRWQKIFRSRLVRLVVTYGNTFFVVLIVILILLLLDAVREIQKYDDVTEKVNLQNNPGAVEHFHMKLFRAQRNLYLAGFALLLSFLLRRLVTLISQQATLLASNQAFKKQAESASDAAKRYMEDNDQLKKELKQAGVDVGERPAEGPGAAGQNEVLKEELKQLKEELALSKRGAAGGTQGQEGGVTAPPLPPAALAVAFCRRSLSWTTPPAPPWVESTVFGAGQAPLPSPSARRRGAATLTPSLGCAHSKQGCQAPVPQFPLCDLLFPPLLSWVTPRFPHWSKGLWGAVILPSPSSCTPSL; translated from the exons ATGAGCCTGCAGTGGACGGCCGTGGCCACGTTTCTCTACGCCGAGGTCTTCGCCGTCCTGCTCCTCTGCGTCCCCTTCATCTCTGCACCCAG ATGGCAGAAAATCTTCCGGTCCCGCCTGGTCCGGCTGGTGGTGACCTACGGGAACACCTTCTTCGTGGTGCTCATCGTCATcctcatcctgctgctgcttg ACGCCGTGCGCGAGATCCAGAAGTACGACGACGTGACGGAGAAAGTGAATCTGCAGAACAACCCGGGCGCCGTGGAGCATTTCCACATGAAACTCTTCCGTGCCCAGCGCAACCTCTACCTGGCCGGCTTCGCCCTGCTGCTCTCCTT TCTCCTGCGCCGGCTGGTGACGCTCATCTCCCAGCAGGCCACGCTCCTGGCCTCCAACCAGGCGTTCAAGAAGCAGGCGGAGAGCGCCAGTGATGCGGCCAAGAGATACATGGAGGACAACGACCAGCTGAAgaag gaactGAAGCAGGCCGGCGTGGATGTCGGAGAGCGGCCGGCCGAGGGGCCGGGGGCCGCCGGCCAGAACGAGGTGCTGAAGGAGGAGCTCAAGCAGCTGAAGGAGGAGCTGGCCTTGAGCAAGAGGG GTGCGGCAGGAGGGACCCAAGGACAAGAAGGAGGAGTGacggcccctcccctcccccctgcagccttGGCTGTTGCTTTCTGTAGGCGGAGCCTCTCGTGGACCACGCCCCCAGCTCCTCCGTGGGTGGAGTCTACAGTATTCGGTGCGGGTCaggctcccctcccttccccctctgctcGCAGGAGGGGGGCTGCTACGCTTACCCCATCACTGGGCTGTGCCCATTCCAAGCAGGGGTGTCAagcccctgtgcctcagtttcccctctgtgacctgctctttccccctctcctgagctGGGTGACCCCTAGATTTCCCCATTGGAGCAAAGGTTTGTGGGGAGCTgtgattctcccctccccctcaagcTGTACTCCTTCCTTGTAA
- the BCAP31 gene encoding B-cell receptor-associated protein 31 isoform X3, with protein sequence MKLFRAQRNLYLAGFALLLSFLLRRLVTLISQQATLLASNQAFKKQAESASDAAKRYMEDNDQLKKELKQAGVDVGERPAEGPGAAGQNEVLKEELKQLKEELALSKRGAAGGTQGQEGGVTAPPLPPAALAVAFCRRSLSWTTPPAPPWVESTVFGAGQAPLPSPSARRRGAATLTPSLGCAHSKQGCQAPVPQFPLCDLLFPPLLSWVTPRFPHWSKGLWGAVILPSPSSCTPSL encoded by the exons ATGAAACTCTTCCGTGCCCAGCGCAACCTCTACCTGGCCGGCTTCGCCCTGCTGCTCTCCTT TCTCCTGCGCCGGCTGGTGACGCTCATCTCCCAGCAGGCCACGCTCCTGGCCTCCAACCAGGCGTTCAAGAAGCAGGCGGAGAGCGCCAGTGATGCGGCCAAGAGATACATGGAGGACAACGACCAGCTGAAgaag gaactGAAGCAGGCCGGCGTGGATGTCGGAGAGCGGCCGGCCGAGGGGCCGGGGGCCGCCGGCCAGAACGAGGTGCTGAAGGAGGAGCTCAAGCAGCTGAAGGAGGAGCTGGCCTTGAGCAAGAGGG GTGCGGCAGGAGGGACCCAAGGACAAGAAGGAGGAGTGacggcccctcccctcccccctgcagccttGGCTGTTGCTTTCTGTAGGCGGAGCCTCTCGTGGACCACGCCCCCAGCTCCTCCGTGGGTGGAGTCTACAGTATTCGGTGCGGGTCaggctcccctcccttccccctctgctcGCAGGAGGGGGGCTGCTACGCTTACCCCATCACTGGGCTGTGCCCATTCCAAGCAGGGGTGTCAagcccctgtgcctcagtttcccctctgtgacctgctctttccccctctcctgagctGGGTGACCCCTAGATTTCCCCATTGGAGCAAAGGTTTGTGGGGAGCTgtgattctcccctccccctcaagcTGTACTCCTTCCTTGTAA
- the BCAP31 gene encoding B-cell receptor-associated protein 31 isoform X2, producing the protein MSLQWTAVATFLYAEVFAVLLLCVPFISAPRWQKIFRSRLVRLVVTYGNTFFVVLIVILILLLLDAVREIQKYDDVTEKVNLQNNPGAVEHFHMKLFRAQRNLYLAGFALLLSFLLRRLVTLISQQATLLASNQAFKKQAESASDAAKRYMEDNDQLKKELKQAGVDVGERPAEGPGAAGQNEVLKEELKQLKEELALSKRAVEKAESEALAMRKQAEGLTKEYDRLLEEHCKLQVRQEGPKDKKEE; encoded by the exons ATGAGCCTGCAGTGGACGGCCGTGGCCACGTTTCTCTACGCCGAGGTCTTCGCCGTCCTGCTCCTCTGCGTCCCCTTCATCTCTGCACCCAG ATGGCAGAAAATCTTCCGGTCCCGCCTGGTCCGGCTGGTGGTGACCTACGGGAACACCTTCTTCGTGGTGCTCATCGTCATcctcatcctgctgctgcttg ACGCCGTGCGCGAGATCCAGAAGTACGACGACGTGACGGAGAAAGTGAATCTGCAGAACAACCCGGGCGCCGTGGAGCATTTCCACATGAAACTCTTCCGTGCCCAGCGCAACCTCTACCTGGCCGGCTTCGCCCTGCTGCTCTCCTT TCTCCTGCGCCGGCTGGTGACGCTCATCTCCCAGCAGGCCACGCTCCTGGCCTCCAACCAGGCGTTCAAGAAGCAGGCGGAGAGCGCCAGTGATGCGGCCAAGAGATACATGGAGGACAACGACCAGCTGAAgaag gaactGAAGCAGGCCGGCGTGGATGTCGGAGAGCGGCCGGCCGAGGGGCCGGGGGCCGCCGGCCAGAACGAGGTGCTGAAGGAGGAGCTCAAGCAGCTGAAGGAGGAGCTGGCCTTGAGCAAGAGGG CTGTGGAGAAGGCGGAGAGCGAGGCGCTGGCCATGAGGAAGCAGGCCGAGGGGCTGACCAAGGAGTACGACCGGCTGCTGGAGGAACACTGCAAACtgcag GTGCGGCAGGAGGGACCCAAGGACAAGAAGGAGGAGTGa